In one window of Helianthus annuus cultivar XRQ/B chromosome 17, HanXRQr2.0-SUNRISE, whole genome shotgun sequence DNA:
- the LOC110925325 gene encoding zinc finger MYM-type protein 1-like → MSYRIRSFESGHSKRLKKRKQEALIESQKGALLKFCTPTTSQPTNDSDTPTNSEPTNDSDTPTNNEPINNIDTPTNNEPINNIDTPTNNEPTNDSDTPTNNEPTNDEKPTNDEFTTDEIPINFVDPGQWNNISIDLRDILVEKGPIKIHDYDFPQDENSRSFNTSQYMRTLPNGETLERKWLIYSIDLDRAFCFCCKLFNVNQCTSSLAKEGNSDWKNISSKLKEHEKSKVHINIMRTWMELEIRLAKNKTIDKQNQNQINKEKEHWRNVLKRIIALVKSLGTHNLAFRGTNEQLYEESNGLFLAGIEMIAEFDPIMQEHVRRIKNKEIHNHYLGPRMQNELIHLLSNEVKTKIIKKVKEPKYFSIILDCTPDISHKEQMSIILRCLYISPTSIEVKEYFLEFLIVNDTTGKGLFNSIIEELNRIGLNMDDIRGQGYDNGSNMKGKHKGVQKRLLEVNPRAFYTPCGCHSLNLVISDMASACDKVQDFFGTIQRIYSIFASSTKRWKILQDNIPYLTLKSLS, encoded by the coding sequence ATGTCATATCGAATTCGATCTTTTGAATCCGGTCATTCAAAAAGGCTAAAAAAACGTAAACAAGAAGCTTTAATCGAATCACAAAAGGGAGCACTTCTAAAATTTTGTACACCTACAACAAGTCAACCTACTAACGATAGTGATACACCTACAAATAGTGAACCTACAAACGATAGTGATACACCTACAAATAATGAACCTATAAATAATATTGATACACCTACAAATAATGAACCTATAAACAATATTGATACACCTACAAATAATGAACCTACAAACGATAGTGATACACCTACAAATAATGAACCTACAAACGACGAAAAACCTACGAATGATGAATTTACAACCGATGAAATACCTATAAATTTTGTTGATCCAGGTCAATGGAATAATATTAGTATTGATCTAAGAGATATACTCGTAGAAAAAGGTCCGATTAAAATTCATGATTACGATTTTCCACAAGATGAAAACTCAAGAAGCTTTAATACATCTCAGTATATGCGAACATTACCAAATGGTGAAACGCTAGAAAGAAAATGGTTGATTTATTCTATAGATTTAGATAGAgcgttttgtttttgttgtaAATTGTTTAACGTTAATCAATGTACTAGTAGCTTAGCTAAAGAAGGTAATAGCGATTGGAAAAATATTAGTAGTAAATTAAAAGAACATGAAAAAAGTAAAGTACATATTAACATTATGAGAACATGGATGGAATTAGAGATAAGATTGGCGAAAAATAAGACAATCGAtaaacaaaatcaaaatcaaataaataaagaaaaagaacATTGGAGAAATGTGCTAAAAAGAATTATTGCCCTTGTAAAGAGTCTTGGTACACATAATTTAGCATTTCGTGGGACAAATGAACAATTGTATGAAGAAAGCAATGGTTTATTTTTAGCCGGTATTGAGATGATTGCAGAATTTGACCCGATAATGCAAGAACATGTTAGACGCATAAAAAATAAGGAAATTCATAATCATTATCTTGGACCCAGAATGCAAAATGAACTAATACATTTATTATCAAATGAGGTCAAAACAAAAATTATTAAAAAGGTTAAAGAACCCAAATATTTTTCAATTATTCTTGATTGCACACCCGATATAAGCCACAAAGAACAAATGTCCATTATCTTACGATGTTTATATATTTCGCCAACTTCAATAGAAGTTAAAGAAtactttttagaatttttaataGTGAATGATACAACCGGTAAAGGTCTTTTTAATTCTATTATTGAGGAACTTAATAGAATAGGACTTAATATGGATGACATTAGAGGTCAAGGTTATGATAATGGTTCGAATATGAAAGGAAAACATAAGGGAGTACAAAAACGATTGTTAGAAGTTAATCCTAGAGCCTTTTATACTCCATGTGGTTGTCATAGTTTAAATTTAGTTATTTCTGATATGGCTAGCGCTTGTGACAAAGTTCAAGATTTTTTTGGAACCATACAACGTATTTATTCTATTTTTGCATCATCCACTAAAAGATGGAAAATCTTACAAGATAATATACCTTATTTAACTCTTAAATCATTATCATAA